In the Sarcophilus harrisii chromosome 1, mSarHar1.11, whole genome shotgun sequence genome, one interval contains:
- the LOC100930321 gene encoding fructose-1,6-bisphosphatase 1-like yields the protein MCMDYPVLDYQGSFLEEDSTLIRFALEKNKKAKGSGEITQLLTSLCTAVKIISCVVRKAGIIQLYGIAQPTNTMNEHVKKLDVFSNELIINTLRSSFATCVLVSKENTSAIIIEPEKRGKYVVCFDPLDGISNTDCLGPIGSIFAIYRRTSTGEPSQDDALQPGRNIVSSGYALYGSATVIVIATDSGVNCFMLDPDIGEFILVNKNIQIRSRGNIYSINEGYTKDYEPAVLEYLHEKKFPQDNTAPYTARYVGSMVADVHRTLVYGGIFLYLANEMCPHGELRLIYECNPMAFIIERAGGLATTGKESVLDIVPTEIHQKIPLILGSPEDVKEFLKIYKKHAEK from the coding sequence ATGTGCATGGATTACCCAGTTTTGGATTACCAGGGTTCTTTCCTAGAGGAGGACAGCACCCTGATCCGCTTTGCTttggagaaaaacaagaaagccaAAGGCTCAGGTGAAATTACTCAACTGCTCACTAGCCTCTGTACTGCCGTCAAAATCATTTCCTGCGTCGTGCGTAAAGCGGGAATAATCCAACTCTATGGAATTGCCCAGCCAACAAATACGATGAATGAACACGTTAAGAAATTGGATGTCTTCTCCAACGAGCTGATTATTAACACATTAAGGTCATCCTTTGCCACATGTGTCCTTGtgtcaaaagaaaatacaagtgcCATAATAATAGAAccggaaaaaagaggaaaatacgTGGTTTGCTTTGATCCTCTGGATGGTATTTCTAACACTGACTGCCTTGGTCCCATTGGCAGCATTTTTGCCATTTATAGAAGGACATCAACTGGTGAGCCTTCTCAGGACGATGCTCTGCAGCCTGGTCGGAATATAGTAAGCTCTGGGTATGCTCTATATGGCAGTGCCACAGTGATAGTGATCGCTACAGACTCTGGGGTAAATTGCTTTATGCTGGATCCAGATATTGGGGAATTCATTTTAGTCAATAAAAATATCCAGATCAGGAGCAGAGGTAATATCTATAGTATCAATGAAGGCTATACCAAGGATTATGAGCCTGCTGTCTTAGAGTACctccatgaaaaaaaattccctcaggACAATACAGCTCCCTATACAGCAAGATATGTGGGTTCCATGGTTGCAGATGTGCACAGGACCTTGGTGTATGGAGGAATCTTTCTGTATCTAGCCAATGAAATGTGCCCCCATGGAGAGCTGAGGCTCATCTATGAGTGTAACCCAATGGCCTTCATCATAGAAAGAGCTGGTGGACTGGCTACCACAGGAAAGGAATCAGTACTGGATATTGTTCCTACTGAAATCCATCAGAAAATACCCCTGATTTTGGGGTCTCCTGAGGATGTGAAGGAGTTCTTGAAGATTTATAAGAAGCATgctgagaaatga